The following proteins are co-located in the Triticum aestivum cultivar Chinese Spring chromosome 1A, IWGSC CS RefSeq v2.1, whole genome shotgun sequence genome:
- the LOC123190524 gene encoding hydrophobic protein LTI6B, whose product MAGTANCIDIILAIILPPLGVFLKFGCGHEFWICLLLTFLGYIPGIIYAIYAITK is encoded by the exons ATGGCGGGCACGGCCAACTGCATCGACATCATCCTCGCCATCATCCTCCCGCCCCTCGGCGTCTTCCTCAAGTTCGGCTGCGGG CACGAGTTCTGGATCTGCCTCCTGCTCACCTTCCTCGGGTACATCCCGGGGATCATCTACGCCATCTACGCCATCACCAAGTAA